CCAACCAGTAactatgaaaacaaaaatcacgGCTAATCAGCGCGGTTGATACGGTCATGCAATAAATTGTTGGATGACTATTTctttccaattttatttatctgtataATAAAATCCACTGAGTGACGCGAATCCTACCCgctctttatataaataatgtcaataataattaaatggttAAGATGAGAAGTGAGCTGAGCTGCAATCTGTAGACAGAAGACAACAGTACTTCTAATGAGACGAGTAGTAATTTTCGCATTAATTTTCCAAAAGTAGTTCTATTCACTTCAATAAACACGCACAAGttgtatcaaaacaaataaactaaacgAACATAATCTCCAGCAAATAACGCCTAATAAAAGTATAGAGGCCAAACCGCCCATTATAAAGGCATCATTGACAGATCGTTATCTCTGGCGCGCTAACTAATCCATTCAGCCTCGGGTAACGTAACTACCCTCCAAACGTCGGGAAAATACTTCAATTACCCTcgcctcccccccccccctctcccGCCCCGGCCGCACAGTACTCCACCCGCGACACCCCGCCGTGAGATCAAAACAGCCCAATTACACGAGCCCACCCTTTAATAAACCCTCGTTTGCTCAAATCTGAAATAAAGACGGATAAATAATCAACAATTTGAAACGAAAAGCTACAAATTAccatttgtttgaataaattgaacAGTTAATGTGACTCAGCCCCGGTCAAAGTTGTCTGCTTGTGGCACTCGAAGACGATTGGACATTACCGCGCTTTAAAGCGGGCTCAAGTTTAACTCATGTTCTGTCGTCACTTGTACTGCGTCGCGCTGCAGCGGCTTAGCTCTCAATTCAAATGTTAACAACTCACTAAGAGATGCAAATTGCGAGCGGTTGGCTGCCATGATTCGGAATGGCGCCAAAACATTTGCATAATTCGCACAGAATTGAATGGCGGGTTCAGAAATGGAGCGTGATTGAAAAGCTGTAGGTGATTTGAGATCATTTTACTTGCTATTACCAGTGGCATCGTTGTTATTCTATATTAAAGCTATGGTTTTATGTTCTacttatgaataaataacaaagtttGAAGGGCAAGACCGTGAAACATTGTGAGTAAGTAATCACTTCttgaaatttgaatataaacattttagaacATCGTGACATTGTCATTTATCACTATTAAGTCGACCATCATGAATGAGTTTACTTTATGAGCCAGTTTTTCACTGTGCATCTACTGCGATTACACCAGCCAGGACAACGTGTATGAAAAACTGGCTCTATTGTACTCTTTACTATGTAAACTGCAACTTCCTACTTATTTAGTTTAGCAGACAGTCAACGACCGGCGTTACACTCTAGTAATAGTTATATTACTGTTGGATAATCAAATGACTTtggaaataaatgttgaaaaaaatgtaCGTCTAAGATTTTAGATTCGATCGAGTATATTTTATCGATACAATTAAAGTAATTGGTGTAATTAATTGGTACTAATGCGACGGGCAACTCGCCTCTCGCCGCTGCCAGCAAATCTTACCTAGAACAAAATTTGTCTAactagatattattatagtaattacCTTATAAATTGAGGAAAccttattaattacaaaaaacctttttttcgatcaatataacataattattaacggcgaataaaattaaaaaaaatattaaccttaattttttttttaaataaaggcagaaaataaaggaaacaaaattatttggtattttgaCTAGATTAAAGCGTGACGTATTTACACTGTTAAAATATTGCACAGCCGACAGGCTACACTAACATTTGCAACTTAATTCTAAGATATCGTCTAATCTCTACAGATACTCGCTACtcacttacataataataaaactttgtacTAAATCATTTACActaatttatacaattaaatacaTTGCTGTAAATCCTCTTCAATTTCCTTTTGACCTTTCTTTTGTAACGGAAATGAACTTCTTTTTACGATCACACATTATGAACTTAACTGAATGACAAGTACTCTATACAATAAAAGGAACTAATCAAATAAGGTCCAAAACAACTATCAATCCATATTTGGCACGAAAGGCGATCAACTGTAAGAGTAGTTTCACCTTCTAGCAGCGTACGCTTATACTTAAATACGTTATAACTTCACTAGAGATGTCGGGATTCTTGTTTCACAGATGACAGTGCATATAGGCGGGGTAGGGCGGCAGCAGCGCGCAGGCGAGCGGCAGCGCGTGCGCCGACAGGTCGCGCTCGCCGCTCGCCGCTTGCGCGCGGAGCTGCTCCAGCCGCAGCTGGTTCTGACGCTTCCATTTGGTCCTGTGATGAGAAATACTTGAGCATACATAACCTAACGCTACAGTGAAATAAACTGAAGAGAGCATTCTGTAGAAAAAAAACGTTCTTTAATCCCTTAAGAATGGCCAGAATGTTCATTATACCAATTTAATGTTGGCGCCCAGCATGGGGctgaataaaatagtttttaatttttttttctcttatgtagatttcttaaatataaatccCAGTAtctacaattgaaataaaaatcttaccGTCGGTTTTGGTACCAGGTCTTGACTTGGGTCTCGCTAAGACTTAGCGCTTCAGCAACGTCGCCGCGGTCTGCCACACTGAGGTACTTCTGGCATCGGAACTTGCGCTCCAGGTATGCAAGCTGTGCGTGAGTGAAggcggtgcggcggcggcgcggcttGCGACTCGAGCTCGAAGATGCAGATGGACGATTACCAGGCTGACGATCTAAAAGATTTCGGACTTTAAGAAGAAAATCGAATTCGAAAAACAATCCGAATTGAAAAGAAACAGTAGCTGCAGTAAGTATAAAGCTATAACAATGTATTACCGTTTGATTCTTGCGACTCTCTCTGACTACTTCCAGCAATGACAGACGCAAAGCCTGCCAACAGTTGCGACTGGAACGAGTTCTTGGACAGGTCCATAGACCTGCCGTAGATGCTGTCGGACAGGCCTCCGCCCATGTGCTCGTAGCCCGCGCCTTCACCCTCGTCCTTCTTCCCGTCCCGCTCCGGCCGGTACAGGTGAAACAGGCTCGTGTCGTAAAGCTTCATGCGTTCATCTGTCCGCTCATATTCACTCTCATCTTCTTTGAAAGGTGAACTATAATTCGCCTGATTGTTCAAGTTGTATTCTAATGGTGATGATCTTTCTCCGTCTTCCTCATCCGACTTTTTTTTGAATTCTTTCGGAAATGTAAACTGCTTCTTTGGCGTGGATGTCTCACTTCTGTTGTCGCCCACGGATATGTCGTCCTCAGCATCAGATGTTTCTAGATTCTGACTGGCTCTCGAATTACATCTTAATGGTTCTTGATCTTCCTCGCTCTGCGGTGGACCTGCTGACAAATGTGGGGAGTTTTATATGTAAGCCCATAATGGAAGTAGTTTCTGTTTGAGGCAGCTTGCTAGATGGTGTCAAATGAGAATTTCCGAAAATTACTCTTAACAAAGATGTTAAAGCCTCGCTTGACACTTAACCATGAACACAAACGGAACGCGCACAAAGGCGGGCTCGCATAAAGACCTCAGTTTTAAAAAAGGAACGGCCATAGACATGAGGTTTCTGCTCTAATTAATGCCTCGGGGCGTTCCGTTTCGCTCTCGAGCAATTGAATACGACGTCTGTGAATGGTGTGTTTTAGCGCGCGCGGGAAGTCTTGTGTATGGTTACGTTTGTGTCTTTTAATTTGCGTGAAAATGGTGAGGAGTGGGCGTTCGGCATTCAGACCGGGTGGCCGCTTTTCATCGGGTTTTCTTTCGCTAAACTTTTGTATAGGGCGTTGTTAATGGCGTGGCCGCACCACGATTACTTGTTACATGGCGGGAGTCGTGGAGAGCTCGCTCGAGTGTTTCTCTCGTTATAATATcgcataaatatgttttagcGTGCACTCCTCCTCGCGGCCTCGAGAGGTCTTAATGTTTCCGCATGAGTATCTTCTACGACAAcatcgttaaaaatattatactgtgtttatgttataatgtaaatatactaTTCTCCGTGACCCCATCGGGCAAGACAAAATACAACTGCTCACAGCATAATGGTGTTTAGTACCTAACCGAAGCAGCAATATAAATCTGTACCAGACTGGTATGTTTCGGCTAAGGTGAAACATGCTCACTAATACTCTTTAATGACAcgcaaattaaatcaaaaagtaaGAAAAGGGCAAAAAGTTGAAGTTTCGCAAAAtgatgtttttcatttaaaatttaaatgaagtcGCGAATCTGAAATTCATCTTTCCAGGAACGTAGTTGTTTTTAAGGCGTTTTAAGGTTCTTTGTCCTTcgataactgttattttttccgaAAACATATAAGGATAAAAGCTGAAAGGTGTGGAAGGTGacttttaaccgacttcagaaGAAAGGAGGATTGATTATGTCTTTTTTGAGGTTTATTTGCGAGTTTactggtttaaaaaaatcgaatacacaAATATCCTATATTCAACTTGGCCTATACGTAGGTATCTGCCAATTCAATGCCACAATCAATTTTGTGGTTTCTTTTAATAATGATCTGGAAAAGGactattctttttaatttcagtaaGTAATCAGCTTAGCAAAAAtcataattgattattattattaacttcttgaggttttttttatatttcttgtagTTTTGTCTCATGTCAAGAATTGTGGGTTAAAAGATTAATCTAACTTTACGATTTTGTGAAGGACTTTCCTTCTAGGTTTTATTATAGGTGTACCTAACCTATACTAATTTAAtaagctgaacagtttgtttgtttgtttgaacgcgccaatctcaggaactacaggttcaaattgaaaaaatatttttgtgttcaatagaccattcatcgagggaggttttaggctatacatataacatcacgttgcaactaataggagcgaactacaatggagaatgtggcaaaaacggggaaaaatattcatcttcgagggcttgcgttcaaaaatcctaacttatatcttctaaccacgcggacgaagtcgggggtaacagctagttatagaaTACGCTTTATCAATAACTGTTATGCAAGAAATGAGATTTGGATGAAAAAACAGGAGCCCAACTGCCGACGGCAGCTGCGCAAAGCGATACCGCTTGAATACTTCATTTTATAAATCTGACATACTCTCtctgtaaacaaataaatgagcATTATCTTCAATCATGTCCTATGTCACATcgaaatataacaatattataatgctgCAACCACTACTCAGACAATATTTCCTATCTCACATTAGAGGAGAAAATTAGTAGAAAACTTCAAGTAGGTACATACAAGAAACAGGAAACGAACCACTAACAGTGgtctttatttcatttattaatttactaggagtatgtatattatgtttcgGATAtgggtttaattaaattgtttgcatacatgaatttaaaaaaacattagtatTGTCATTTCTGCTCGACCAGGTTCAATTAAATAACGACTCTTGAAATAAGGTAATTAATTCTTGTGTATTCTTGAGATTCATAAGACACCCAAATTCAGAACGAATATTTGTGGAAGAAGCGCTCGGAGAAATCACATCTTTCCGGGAGGTTATACCTGCAATATCAGGCATTGCGGGTATGATCTcgtctatacttctatactaatatataaagctgaagagtttgtttgtttgtttgtttgaacgcgctaatctcaggaactactggtccaaattgaaaaaatattgttgtgttgaatagaccattcatcgaaaaaggctttaggctataaaccatcacgctgcgactaataggagcgaatatacaatggaaaatgtgaaaaaaacagggcaggtataaatcataacttatatcttctacccacggggacgaagtcgtgggcagcagctagtttcaactaataataatacttgATCTTTGTTTCTGTACGGTGATGCGGAAACGGTGCGCATCCCTATGCATTCCTGGTGCGGGGCAGCACTAACCCGCACTGAGTGTTGTCTATGACGTCAAGTAGGCAGGATTGTGTGTCTGGCCTGTCACCTTGCAGCTGTGATGTCACAATCTATTTATCTATGTTTTAATCCAAGTTTAACTAACATAggttgtaagtatattattgtaACTAACACTATGAGTCTTgttacttgtaataaataataaataaataaataaaatattttttgcgataATATAATGTCAGGTCCAGattatatatgtacattacATCCGTTATGTAAGGTTGGGGGCTTATAGTTTGCATATTGAAATAGAACTAATAATGACTGATCTGAAAAACAGAGCTAGAAtcttaatcaaatcaaatatttaaactaaaacgtCATTGACAAACAAACGTAAATGATATGCGTAGAAGTTTTTTACAAACGTAAGAATTCAATTTATCTAGACAAAACTGAAATCAATTTTTTGCTTTTCTTCTATTACCTGTTTGATTAGTCAAATCATACCAgcaaagaagatttttttaggATGATTCAATAGTTTTTCAATCACATTAGTCTTCGTAAATCGTAATGTGTAAATAAAGATCTTCCGACGGCATATATTTACAGCTTAAGTTAAGTATGTTGGACATTAGcaatgaaaagaaaatcaaatcgATTGGGTTATAAGTAAATAcaggttttttaatattatttgttgttacagcaTAAGAAGTACGTCACGATCGTCGCGAACGCGAATGTCAACTATCTAGCTCAAACAGTGGTGCCTTAGCAATAATATAGTTCCGTTTTTTAAAAATCGTTGAGGGTTATTGGACATAaatcacacaaaaacaaatcgtacgatgtttaaaaatgaaaattatttccaTGCCTCCGACCGAcgacaaaaactaaaacaaactgTTAAAATAGGACAAAATAACTACACGTATTAAACATATAGATGATTCTATTACGTCACGGTAATTACAGTTCTATTGCGTAAAATGTAGGAAGACGCAACGTCTTGCGACAGAGTCACTTGCTACATTGACttcaatacatattttagtcaaaaccgacaatattttttgtatgcaTTATGCCCGGGGCGGAGCACCGTGTCTCGGTGTCTCGGCCCCCAGTCCCGGCACAACAATGTAAACAGCACGCGTGACAAATTAGCGATGTCCCGCTGCGCTCTTTAACATCGACACCCCTGTCTTACAACTGATGAGCGATTAACTGTACTTGATACTTGAAAAACACCCAAACAGCggctatgaaataaaaattacaattaaaaatcattgaGAAACATCACACTCTGATGATGAAGCATACAAAGTTATTCAAATAAGAATGATTTACTGCTACTACTACTTCTGAACTAAATCTTTGAAGACCAGTGACATGGGACAACACCCTAGTTGGTCCACCCTTCACCTCTCAGCGGAGatgaaacggcgcaacaaactcttTTAACTTTTCAACAACTTTAAAAGAAAGCATGATAATATAAAAGTGCTAAAGATCAAAATTGCCGAATATATTAAAACGTATTTCTACTGTAAGCGGTGCATATctgaaaatcaaaaacaaaagtttatatttcaagtAGACCGTTTTCCAAGTACtttaaaaacgttacaataCTCGTATTGACTCTAGGTGCACTCTTGGTCTATGTTCCAAACGATTTCAGTTATGGGATCGTGACCAGCATAGAGTAGTCATGTCTCTCTTTTACAGTCCTCCACAACTTCAGTATTTCTTCAATAGGCGTGCCTGcccttaaaaaatatcaatgtttaGTGAATAATATATATCGTATTCTAATGTATATTATCGAATGTAAAACATCCATTTTTACATTTACTCGTCAAAGCACGCATTACTAcgcttatctatactaatatataaagctgaagagtttgtttgtttgtttgaacgcgctaatctgtggaactactggtccaaattgaaaaattctttttgtgttgaatagaccattcaccgaggaaggctttaggtttttaaaccatcacgctgcgactaataggagcgaagatacaatggaaaatgtgaaaaaaacaaggcaggtgtaaatcataacttatatcttctacccacggggacgaagtcccgggcaacagctagttacttataAATGTGATTACGCATAACAAAAATGAGAATAGAATacaatagtggtttcttaggtttacgcgaatgttagacattgaaatgaaacttctttACCTTaccctttgcaggtatcatggtcacgggcagacttgaccatgatacctgcaaaggtttcgaaacgtcgggagctaaaatctaaaattaaaccgcgataaaatccgtaaaagtagtttcatttcaatagaatACAATATTCAGAGAAAAACGGATTAGAAGATCCTAAATCGTTAAAATATCAAGCAATGTCGGTCGCGGTACAatcattaatgttattgtaagGGTTGTCGGGCTTCCTGCGTCTGTGCTTATCTCAATCACTTGTAATCTGCGCGATGGGTAATAGAAACTAAACCAGTAACTACCACATCTAGACAACGtggtgtttttttcttttgtcgtTCTACGTCACTAGGAGGCAATGTTATTCATATTCCCTTCAAGGCAAGTTAGGAACAGTTTTGACGTTTAAGATacgtttatttctttaagaatttacattaatttatattttattaataactagctgaccgatctataccaatatataaagctgaagagtttgtttgtttgaacgcgctaatctcaggaactactggttcaaattgaagaattatttttgtattgaatagaccattcatccaggaaggttttaggctatataccatcacgctgcgactaatagtagcgaagatactatggaaaatatggataaacagggcaggtaacataacttatatcttctaaccacgtggacgaagtctcGGGCTAGTTTCTTTATAAAGTTAGCGCTCTATGCACTAGGTAAGCAGGGCTGGTGCTCTATGCCACAGCGACAGCGACGAAGCACGATCGACGACGAACAAAAATTGCAATCAATTGAAAGTAACTTTTTAGGAACTTGTAGAAGAAAGCCACGATACCAAAAGTcttaattaatttcatgaaCGCCACACACTGTAGACTGCCAGTGTCAATTCTTTTCGTATCGCGGGTCTGTTGGTAAATCATTCAGGGCCCTTaaatataatcttttatttgattttctgtATTAGACTGAtttgtaaactatttaattaacaaattaataaaacatacgaACATGCGAAGTGAAATGCCTGATATAAATGATTATTGGGTATTGTTCATATTGTGGTACCAGAAACATACGTAGTCGGTGTTCCAGAAATGGGCCCCAatactgctatttacaatggccgatgaatgaatgaaaattggcttaacagccaacacaataattgaaaattcattgtattgaccttgagtgtaccaaTACCGTCccttactgaatttccaattattttgttttcaatttaagcCCATAGCCATTCATTCATCTTCATCAATCGTAAAATTCGCTTCTCCGTTAAAGATTTTATTGGTCGCACTCCTGCACAACGAAcccaatattaaaatgtttttgtttaacccCCATTTGTAGATAATCCCGTTTAAGTAGACCAGGATTAAGAAGTGTCCTAAAATAACACTCATTTAACAAGAAATGTATGGAGGCATATCGTTCATCCCAATGATTGCAGGAGGCTAAGGAATGTTATGAAGCAATTTATTTCACTGCGAGTATGAATAGGCGCTGATTATAATAAGCGATTCTCCGTTTTGCTAATAAATTGCTGTTCCACTTTGTGAATCATAATTCGTAAAagacttttatattttggaataaaCATATTAGCCGATTTAGCGGGATGTCAAAACCATTTTTAGGAGATTCAATGTGAAAGTAGAACAGCGTAGGTAATAATATCAAATGAATATCTGTTAAATCATGCTTTGCAAGTTTTAAACTTATCTAAAAAGACctaaatttgtattatatagtttcaaaatttaaatatgagaTAGTGTGATAGAATTGATaatttgtgattaaaataagtttagtttCTAGCTGTGACTTTTTACATCTTACAAGAccataattgaataatatatctacacttttaaagtaaactaagtaaataacattaagAACGCTTATTGTTAACAATATTACTGCTGAAACCACAGTAATTTCAAATTACTGTGTTTTTCTACTAGGGCAGTCGCTCTTTACTTTTCAGAGTTTTAGGTcacgaaaaacattttctataaagtctattttattattttttgcaactaCCTTCTCAAAATTGATtgcacaaaacaaattaaaagtcgTTAATTTGAATTGAGAAGAAACGGAGTCAATCGGTCCTCGACCACGGCGCGTGGCGGACGCGTGCGCGCTAGAGAGGCGGCCTGCTGCGCTCAAGAGCATATGCAAGTTCTTTGTACTAATGATTGTcttattgatttataatacaTCATTGAAATATTATAGATTTTGTAATTCTTCATACATGTACTTGTACTTGTAAAGAAGGGGTGCAAATTCTTATCacatttatctatactaatatataaagctgaagagtttgtttgtttgtttgtttgaacgcgctaatctcaggaactactggttcaaattgaaaaaatatttttgtgttgaatagaccatttttCGAGcaaggctataaaacatcacgctgcgactaataggagcaaaggcaacagctagtaaataaataaagtgtttcATTTGGCGTTTATTCGGATTTTGAATATTGTGGGTATTGACATTGTGTTCATGTTTAAAACGTCGCGGTAAAACAATTGCACCACCACGTCTTCCTACCATGGCTTTCGCTTCACGAAATTACTGGATGTCTATACCAATGGTAAAAAGAAgtaaagtttgtgtgtttgtatttttattaaatagggatgatgacattttttttgcagtttccgtcttgtagttttttgtataataatggatacgtattttttaatttgtcccgcaaacataaattgaccaaattacagtgaatgaaacttacgcgtgacgtcacgattgagtataaattttaccatatcgttacgtcacaagccccctctcctaaacattaaagcagttaatctttgtcaattctagtttttct
The genomic region above belongs to Trichoplusia ni isolate ovarian cell line Hi5 chromosome 5, tn1, whole genome shotgun sequence and contains:
- the LOC113494057 gene encoding homeobox protein MSH-A-like, which translates into the protein MESRMQDSHKSFLIKDLLGDVLRPGAVLAIGPPQSEEDQEPLRCNSRASQNLETSDAEDDISVGDNRSETSTPKKQFTFPKEFKKKSDEEDGERSSPLEYNLNNQANYSSPFKEDESEYERTDERMKLYDTSLFHLYRPERDGKKDEGEGAGYEHMGGGLSDSIYGRSMDLSKNSFQSQLLAGFASVIAGSSQRESQESNDRQPGNRPSASSSSSRKPRRRRTAFTHAQLAYLERKFRCQKYLSVADRGDVAEALSLSETQVKTWYQNRRTKWKRQNQLRLEQLRAQAASGERDLSAHALPLACALLPPYPAYMHCHL